The genomic interval GGTCCACAGAATGACCGCGCAACCCAAACCCAAGGTCCCGCAACTGTTCTTTGGCACATCCTGCAGATTCAGCTTGAAAGTATGAACCGCAGTCATTACCGCCGAATGATCTGTAGCACTGATGAATCCTAAAAACAGAATGGCGATGGCCAACAAAAGCGTGGTCAGTCCCACATGACGTCGGTACCACCGCCACCACGGCCGAAGTCGCAGGATGTGCTGCTGGGCCACGGCAAAGACCACCAACGCAATGACCAAGATCACCAAGATCCAATCAAATCCCTCTGTCATGCTTGCCTCTACCTTTTCCTGTTGTGACCTGTGCACCGGGTGTCAATGTACCCAATTGCTGTAATAAAAGCAATGAATTGCCTGATTCATTCAAATTGCGATATCCTCGCTTCAGCGTTTCTTGCAGATGGCCAACAGGGATTGCCGCAGTGACTCGCCCTCGGCACTCAATCGCGGGGTGTTTTCCTCGGGGAGGATGCCATAGATCAATTTCATGCGAGGGGTTTCCAGTGACGAGGTGTCCAGCGGCTTGGGTTTCTTGAGCCCATCGGTCGCGTCGACGGCCGACTTGGTGACCAAGCCGATTCCCCAGCCGTCGCGGACGAACTGCATGATGGTCGGCCAACCGCCGGCCTGCACGACAGGTCTCAGCGCGGGGGTGACTCCGCTACGGACCATGTTGTGCTCCAGTTGTCGCCGGACCCCAGAGTCTTCTTCGGGAATGACCAGCGGCAACATGTTCAGCGATTCTAGCGAAACCGATGCGCGATCCAGGTCGTCAAACTGTTTTCGAATGGCCGCTGGCGCGTCCTTGCCGCAGACGAGCATCCACGGATCGTCAAAGAGATGGTCGATGCCGATGTGACGACCGTATCGTTCTTCGATGTCGGCTTCCCGATGAGACACGATCGCCAAGTCGTAGATGCCCGTTTCAACGCCTTCGATACGTCGCTGGCCTCGGGGAGTGGAAAGTCGAATTTCGGTCTCCGGGTGATTCGCACGAAAATCGTCCATCGCCGCGATGACAAACGTCTGCGCGGCCAACTGTCCGCAGGCCACCGCAACCGGTTCTGAATCGGTGACTCGGCTGCTGACATCGCTGTGTACCAATCGCGAAAGTCGGACGATCTCTTTCACGGCCGGCCACATCCGCTCACCTTCGGAGGTCAACTCCCAGGTCTTGCCCTGACGATGGATCCACGCAAAACGGACCTGGGGGTGTTTCAGTTGCAACAGAGCCAGCCGCTTGGACATGCTGGGCTGATTGATCCCCAATCGATCGGCCGCCTCGGCCGCGTTCCCGTCGCATTCGATCAGCGTCTGCAGCGTTTCCATCATGTCCAGGCTCAGTCGGGACGGTCGAGGCATAATCAATTAGCATTCGGAGGAGGCTCGGAAGTGTTACGATTGACCAGTCTAACGACGAGCGAACCAATCACAAACATTTCCCAACCGCGAAAAACACCGCGACATGTCATCTGCATCACCGGCATCCTCCCCTCAGCACGCAACGGATCGTGTTTTCTGGACCATTCAGGCCATGCGGGCTTTTCGGACGGCGATCAGCAAGCAGGGGCTCGCAGCGACCGAAACGGAACTCTACGGCATCTGCAATTCGTTGCTCCGATCGGCCTTTCCCGATGCGACCGTTTTTGTCTTGGATCGACTGGGAGGCTTTGATCAGAGCAAGCTGCAGCATGTGCTGACCGTGGAAGTCTTTCAGGACATACCGGCGGCCTTGAAGCAAACGCCTTTGCACGAGTTGCCCGAGAACTCACATCAGGCTCACGTGATCAAGATCGGGATTCAAAAGAACCTGGATGACGAAGTTCGTGGCTGGAAAGCGATTTGTCCGCACGGACTGCATCATGATTCGACCCTGCTGCCGCTGTACGATCTCCCCGCTGTGGTCGAGGATACCAGCGGTGCCCAATGGGGCGCCGTCATGTACGCCAATGCGACACGAACCATTGGCGATGGAAAGGTCTCGACGCTCGAATCCGTCACCTTGAACGCTTGCCTGCACGGCCTGCCCAAATACCAAGACGTCGCCACCTGCATCCGCCGCGTCTTGTCCCGCATGGAAGACCATGTCTATCGCCGTTCCCGGGAAGTCTCGCTGGAAACACTTTCACCGGAAATGTTGCTCGGTCATTTATGTCACGCTCCATTCAATGATCCGATTGCCAAGCCAAATGATCCGACTGCCCTGCAACAATCCAAATTGGGATGGTCGTTTCGACTGTGGCAAACCCAAGTCGAAAACCTGCGCGTCGTCCGTGACACCAGCCGCTGTCTCTATCAGTTGCATTCGGATCTGCAGCGTCACGGTGATTCGCTTGCTCCCCGAAACCCCATCGACGACTTGCAGGATTTGATCCGCACAATGCTCGCGATCGCAAACGACGAGTTCACCGAGTCGGCACCGTCCGCGATGAATCTGGACCAGTTGGCGGGTTGGCTGCCATCGTTGATTCGTGGCTGTGCGCACGGTGATCTGCATGGTCGCAATGTCTTGGTCGGGTGTTATCGAGACGATGTCGACAACCCAACGGTGTTCGATTACGAACTCTCGCGGTCGGACTTATTGATCGGCTGGGACTTTGTCAAATTGGAATGCGAACTGAAATCCCGATGCTTGATCACGATGTACGAAAAACACGACATGCAGGGTTTCATCGCCGCTGTCTACGCATTTGAACAGAAACTGGCCGAAAAGACGGCAGAAACACGAAATGTATCGTGGCACCAATTGCTCTCTCTCCCCGCTGACACTCCGGAGTCTCGCCTGCAGCACCTGTTGCTGGCCATCCGTCAAGAAGCAGCCCATTCATTGGACCGAGATGATCGCCGGGGTGAGTGGTATCAAGAGTACCTGATGTTGCAATTGATTTACGGCGTTTCAACGGTCCGCTATCAGCAGAGTCCACGAATGAAGACGGCCGTCTACATCGGTGCCAGCGTCGCCGCATCACGAAGTCGATGGACACGCTTGCTGACGCAGTGGGACGCCTCCCGTTTTGAAATCATCAGGGACCGCTCGCAAAGCGACGACTGGCAAATGCCGCAACCGCTGATCGGCTGGAGAGCGGGATGCGAGGTCGCTAAGGCTTGGATCGCCACCAATGATCCCCAACGACACGCCGATGCCGAACGACTGTTGCGTGAACTGATTGCCGAGTTTCCTCACGCGGAGGAACTTTGGGAACACCTCGCGTTTGCCTTGCTGCAACTGGGACGCGTGGACGATGCCAAAAAATGCCTCAACGATGCGCTGAGACAATTTGAAGTCCACACGGAGGAACTGTTGTGCCGACTCGGTCGCATCGAAAAGGATGAGGCGCACAAGCATTTTCACGCCGAGCGATGGAGCGCTGCCATGTCACACTTCGAAGCTTCCTTTCGCCACTACAGCGATGCGGAACACCTGGAGCGAGGGCACTACCCGGCCATCAATAAAGCGGCCACTCGACTGTACGTGGCCGCT from Stieleria varia carries:
- a CDS encoding tetratricopeptide repeat-containing protein, whose translation is MSSASPASSPQHATDRVFWTIQAMRAFRTAISKQGLAATETELYGICNSLLRSAFPDATVFVLDRLGGFDQSKLQHVLTVEVFQDIPAALKQTPLHELPENSHQAHVIKIGIQKNLDDEVRGWKAICPHGLHHDSTLLPLYDLPAVVEDTSGAQWGAVMYANATRTIGDGKVSTLESVTLNACLHGLPKYQDVATCIRRVLSRMEDHVYRRSREVSLETLSPEMLLGHLCHAPFNDPIAKPNDPTALQQSKLGWSFRLWQTQVENLRVVRDTSRCLYQLHSDLQRHGDSLAPRNPIDDLQDLIRTMLAIANDEFTESAPSAMNLDQLAGWLPSLIRGCAHGDLHGRNVLVGCYRDDVDNPTVFDYELSRSDLLIGWDFVKLECELKSRCLITMYEKHDMQGFIAAVYAFEQKLAEKTAETRNVSWHQLLSLPADTPESRLQHLLLAIRQEAAHSLDRDDRRGEWYQEYLMLQLIYGVSTVRYQQSPRMKTAVYIGASVAASRSRWTRLLTQWDASRFEIIRDRSQSDDWQMPQPLIGWRAGCEVAKAWIATNDPQRHADAERLLRELIAEFPHAEELWEHLAFALLQLGRVDDAKKCLNDALRQFEVHTEELLCRLGRIEKDEAHKHFHAERWSAAMSHFEASFRHYSDAEHLERGHYPAINKAATRLYVAACLKHLGQPTHAERDLEIARTIARDLIETFPTWRPVTAEDELWHLATVAEAHAIAGNDAQADQYYDAALQHKLIQPSSRESITRQRERNAELIRHCAG
- a CDS encoding LysR family transcriptional regulator, whose translation is MPRPSRLSLDMMETLQTLIECDGNAAEAADRLGINQPSMSKRLALLQLKHPQVRFAWIHRQGKTWELTSEGERMWPAVKEIVRLSRLVHSDVSSRVTDSEPVAVACGQLAAQTFVIAAMDDFRANHPETEIRLSTPRGQRRIEGVETGIYDLAIVSHREADIEERYGRHIGIDHLFDDPWMLVCGKDAPAAIRKQFDDLDRASVSLESLNMLPLVIPEEDSGVRRQLEHNMVRSGVTPALRPVVQAGGWPTIMQFVRDGWGIGLVTKSAVDATDGLKKPKPLDTSSLETPRMKLIYGILPEENTPRLSAEGESLRQSLLAICKKR